Genomic DNA from Candidatus Palauibacter australiensis:
AGGGCTGCGTGGCGTCGCTCTGCGGCGCGGCCGACCCGCCTTCGCCGGAGAGGTAGGTCGTGATCCCCTGCCGGAGCTTGCTCTCGGCGCTCGGGGGATCCGTGATGAGGACGACGCTCGACTGGCCCATCATGTCGATGAAGCCGGGGCTGACCACGCGGTCCGCCGCGTCGATCGTGCGCGCGGCCGGGTGGCCCGCGAGGTTCCCGACCGCCGCGATCCGGTCGCCCCGGAGGCCGACGTCGCCCCGCATCCAGGGGTTCCCGGCCCCGTCCACGATGCGCGCCCCCGTGATGAGCACGTCGAACGGCTCCGCCGCCGTCGGTGCCTCCCCCATCCCGCAGCCGGGAAGACCGGCTGCGAGGAGACAGACTCCCAGCACAGCGAGCAGCTTAGCCCTCCTCGGAGCCCCGCACGACCGGTCGTGTCTCGCGTTCGCTGATTTCATTGGCCAGTCCCGGGAATGGGCGAGTTGGGTGTCCCATCAAGGATCGACCGGGCGTCGTCTGGCGGCAACCGCACCCGTCGGCCACTGTTTCGAGGACCGGATCCCGGCTCGACCCCTCGGAGGTTCCCAATGACGCACACACAGCGGCCCTTGCGACCGAACGATGGGCACTGAGGGCCGCGGGCCAGCCGCGTCGGCGACCCCGCAACTCGAAGTACCCGGCGACTTCTTCAACGTCGAAATACCGCTCGACGCACTGCCCGGCGCCGAGAACGTCGACTGGACGCCGCTTCACCACCGTTTCGCGAGGCGCCTCCAGGTCGGGGCGACCATCCGGGCCGTCGTCTACGTCCTGGGGGCCGGAGGGTTCCAGATGGCGGTATCCCCTCGCAACCGGGCCGCCATCGCGGAGTCCGTGCCGTGGCTGCCGGCCCTCCTGTGGACGGCCCTGGGGGCCTTCTGCGTGTGCTCCATCGTATGGCCGCTCATCGCCGTCCCGCGTCGGGGGTATGTCGTCCGCGAGAAGGACCTCCTGTACAAGTCCGGCGTCCTGTGGCGCTCCGTGAAGGCGTTCCCCTTCAACCGCGTGCAGCACACCAAGCTCCACAGCACGCCGCTGGACCGCCGGTTCGGGCTGGCCAGCCTGTCGGTCTTTCCGGCGGGGGGCGGCCTCGGCAACCGTGTCCGCGGTTTGGGACGGGAGACCGCCGAGCGGCTGCGCGTCTACATCTCGGAACGAATAGAATCCGGGGCGCCCGCCGCGGATTCCGACGAACGCTTCGAAACCGCGGGGGACACCGGCCGGTGAATCCGCCGAACCCCGGCGAATGGCAGCGCTCCTCCCCCTTCGCCCTTCTCTTCTTCGCCGGAAACGTCTTCAGGATCCTGGCGCGAGCGATGATGGGCGCCCTGATCCCGCTGATCGCGATCATACCCCTGGTGCGGGACGATCCCGGCGCTCTCGGGATTCTGCTCCTCGTGCTCGGGGCGGTGCTGCTGCTGCCCTTCGTGGTGGGCGCGGT
This window encodes:
- a CDS encoding PH domain-containing protein; translation: MGTEGRGPAASATPQLEVPGDFFNVEIPLDALPGAENVDWTPLHHRFARRLQVGATIRAVVYVLGAGGFQMAVSPRNRAAIAESVPWLPALLWTALGAFCVCSIVWPLIAVPRRGYVVREKDLLYKSGVLWRSVKAFPFNRVQHTKLHSTPLDRRFGLASLSVFPAGGGLGNRVRGLGRETAERLRVYISERIESGAPAADSDERFETAGDTGR